A region from the Streptomyces lydicus genome encodes:
- a CDS encoding HD domain-containing protein yields the protein MADAIPSMEPAPPPLLSLAEVEALARRAHSGQTDKAGRPYAEHLAAVAAGVRERGGSDEQIAAAWLHDAVEDGALSREWLAGAALGESTKAMIVAVTKRADEPVEEYTARILAMPGALLVKESDLAHNADPERLAALDAPTRERLTAKYARVRELLGLPER from the coding sequence ATGGCTGATGCGATCCCTTCCATGGAACCTGCTCCGCCCCCGCTGTTGTCCCTGGCCGAGGTGGAGGCGCTGGCCCGGCGCGCACACTCGGGTCAGACCGACAAGGCGGGCCGCCCGTATGCCGAGCATCTGGCCGCGGTCGCGGCCGGGGTACGCGAGCGGGGCGGCAGCGATGAGCAGATCGCCGCCGCCTGGCTGCACGACGCGGTCGAGGACGGGGCGCTGAGCCGGGAGTGGCTGGCCGGTGCGGCGCTGGGCGAGTCGACCAAGGCGATGATCGTGGCCGTCACCAAGCGGGCTGACGAACCGGTCGAGGAGTACACCGCGCGCATCCTGGCCATGCCCGGGGCGCTGCTGGTCAAGGAGTCCGACCTCGCGCACAACGCCGATCCGGAGCGGCTGGCCGCGCTGGACGCGCCGACGCGGGAGCGGCTGACGGCGAAGTACGCACGGGTGCGGGAGCTGTTGGGGCTGCCCGAGCGGTGA
- a CDS encoding alpha/beta fold hydrolase translates to MTAAPATPSAAHSPSAAFRDAYEQAMALWPVPVERLDLPSEFGSTRVNVCGPADAPPLVLLHGGGTTSAIWYAQAAELARTHRVHAVDQIGAPGLSVHSGRALRRPEDLFAWLDGVLSGLGLESAALLGHSYGGWLALSYAVYAAGGHPSHSPGTPHRVERVVLLDPTQCFAGFRPSYLLRALPLFVRPGERSTRRFLEWETRGAPPAPELVRLMGLGGAEFRTAKVVTGPRPDVAGPGGAPVPTLVLLAERSRAHALRRVAARAERTPGVRTGTVAGVSHHSMPYGRPEELGRRVRDFLRDGLPDGAPAP, encoded by the coding sequence ATGACAGCAGCCCCCGCCACACCCTCCGCCGCGCACTCCCCCTCCGCCGCCTTTCGTGACGCCTACGAGCAGGCCATGGCGCTCTGGCCGGTCCCGGTGGAACGGCTCGATCTGCCATCGGAGTTCGGCAGCACCCGGGTCAATGTCTGCGGGCCGGCCGACGCCCCGCCGCTGGTCCTGCTGCACGGCGGAGGCACCACCTCGGCCATCTGGTACGCGCAGGCCGCCGAGCTCGCCCGTACGCACCGGGTCCATGCCGTGGACCAGATCGGCGCGCCGGGACTCAGCGTGCACTCGGGGCGGGCGCTGCGGCGGCCGGAGGATCTGTTCGCCTGGCTCGACGGTGTGCTCAGCGGCCTCGGCCTGGAGTCGGCGGCGCTGCTCGGGCACTCGTACGGCGGCTGGCTCGCGCTCAGTTACGCGGTGTACGCCGCCGGGGGACATCCCTCCCACTCCCCCGGAACGCCGCACAGGGTCGAGCGGGTGGTGCTGCTCGATCCCACCCAGTGCTTCGCCGGCTTCCGGCCGTCGTATCTGCTGCGGGCGCTGCCGCTGTTCGTACGGCCCGGCGAGCGGAGCACCCGGCGGTTCCTGGAGTGGGAGACGCGGGGTGCGCCGCCCGCGCCGGAACTGGTGCGGCTGATGGGCCTGGGCGGCGCCGAGTTCCGCACCGCGAAGGTGGTCACGGGGCCGCGCCCGGACGTCGCCGGGCCGGGCGGAGCGCCGGTGCCGACCCTGGTGCTACTGGCGGAGCGGAGCCGGGCGCACGCTCTGCGCCGGGTCGCCGCACGGGCCGAGCGGACGCCGGGCGTACGGACCGGGACCGTGGCGGGCGTGAGCCACCACTCCATGCCGTACGGCCGGCCCGAAGAACTCGGCCGCCGGGTACGGGACTTCCTGAGGGACGGGCTCCCGGACGGCGCCCCGGCCCCGTGA
- a CDS encoding DUF742 domain-containing protein, translating into MSSSRKLPVRGGERKPSRVRPYSLTGGRTRFGHVLLVETFVAALEAPEERRELTSGGWGDRVMPEMRAIVELCRRMRSVAEISALLKMPLGVVRVLLSDLADQGKIRVYGTGHGSGRPDRALLERVLSGLHRL; encoded by the coding sequence ATGAGCAGTTCCCGCAAGCTCCCCGTACGCGGCGGGGAGCGGAAACCCTCGCGCGTGCGGCCGTACTCGCTCACCGGCGGCCGGACGCGGTTCGGCCATGTCCTGCTCGTCGAGACGTTCGTGGCCGCGCTGGAGGCGCCCGAGGAGCGGCGCGAGCTGACCTCCGGCGGCTGGGGCGACCGGGTGATGCCGGAGATGCGCGCCATCGTCGAGCTGTGCCGCCGGATGCGCTCGGTCGCGGAGATCTCCGCGCTCCTCAAGATGCCGCTGGGCGTGGTACGTGTACTGCTCAGCGACCTCGCCGACCAGGGAAAGATTCGCGTCTACGGCACCGGGCACGGCTCCGGCCGGCCCGACCGCGCGCTGCTCGAAAGGGTGCTGAGTGGACTTCACAGGCTCTGA
- a CDS encoding AurF N-oxygenase family protein, producing the protein MTSAPTEMTAKDTELLRDALGLLKDREQVAERLLDSSAKHSFDPDTALDWDAPLDEGKWFWPPELVSLYDTPLWKRMSVEQQQDLSRHEGASLASLGIWFEIILMQLLVRHIYDKPVTSAHVRYALTEIADECRHSKMFARLIQKSGAPAYPVSRLNHQLARVLKTVSTTPGSFACTLLGEEILDWMQRLTFPDERVQTIVRGVTRIHVVEEARHVRYAREELRRQMVTAPRWERELTRVSSGEAARVFSLAFVNPAVYTHVGLDRREAVAQVKASGHRREVMQSGARRLTDFLDEIGVLRGVGRRLWRSSGLLA; encoded by the coding sequence ATGACGAGCGCACCCACCGAGATGACCGCGAAGGACACCGAGCTCCTGCGGGACGCCCTCGGCCTCCTCAAGGACCGGGAGCAGGTCGCCGAGCGGCTGCTCGACTCCTCCGCCAAGCACTCCTTCGACCCCGACACCGCACTCGACTGGGACGCCCCCCTCGACGAGGGCAAGTGGTTCTGGCCGCCGGAGCTGGTCTCGCTCTACGACACCCCGCTGTGGAAGCGGATGTCGGTCGAACAGCAGCAGGACCTCTCCCGGCACGAGGGCGCCTCGCTCGCCTCGCTGGGCATCTGGTTCGAGATCATCCTGATGCAGCTGCTCGTCCGGCACATCTACGACAAGCCGGTGACCAGCGCGCATGTCCGCTATGCCCTCACCGAGATCGCCGACGAGTGCCGGCACTCCAAGATGTTCGCCCGCCTGATCCAGAAGAGCGGCGCACCGGCGTACCCGGTCTCCCGGCTCAACCACCAGCTCGCCCGCGTCCTCAAGACCGTCTCCACCACCCCGGGCTCGTTCGCCTGCACCCTGCTCGGCGAGGAGATCCTGGACTGGATGCAGCGGCTGACGTTCCCGGACGAGCGGGTGCAGACGATCGTGCGCGGAGTGACCCGCATCCATGTCGTCGAGGAGGCCCGGCATGTGCGCTACGCCCGCGAGGAGCTGCGCCGCCAGATGGTCACCGCGCCGCGCTGGGAGCGGGAGTTGACCCGCGTCAGCTCCGGCGAGGCGGCCCGGGTCTTCTCCCTCGCCTTCGTCAACCCGGCCGTCTACACCCACGTGGGCCTGGACCGGCGCGAGGCCGTCGCCCAGGTCAAGGCCAGTGGCCACCGCCGCGAGGTGATGCAGTCCGGCGCCCGGCGGCTGACCGATTTCCTGGACGAGATCGGCGTACTGCGCGGTGTGGGCCGCAGGCTGTGGCGGAGCTCGGGACTGCTGGCCTGA
- a CDS encoding penicillin-binding transpeptidase domain-containing protein, producing MIRCIRLTAAFSFLLLVALLVNAARVQVVDAEHFGASPANRRGPIVRYAQPRGAVLVAGRAVTGSRDSGGRLRYERTYTDGPLYAPVTGYSSQTYGTSLLESAEDGVLSGADDRLATFPWWDRLTHAHRPGGSVHTTINPRMQRAAFDGLGDKKGAVAAIEPRTGRVLALVSTPSYDPGELSGNGAEVTEAWHRLNSAEQQPMLNRALHQTYPPGSTFKVVTAAAALESGKVTDIDTPTDSPDPYLLPGTGTRLGNAAKGCEDASLKDAFRASCNTVFARLGAQIGLRRMADTARRFGFNDRRLAIPSPVAPSNFDTRMDASQVALSAIGQYDTAATPLQMAMVAAAVADGGQLTAPSLIDKVTDARGVVVAGDPHRTARQVTNPVTAQQLQDMMVDVVEHGSGRLAAIKGVTVGGKTGTAQHGVRNEGTPYAWFISWARQKDGYEPAVAVAVVVEDAAADRADISGGGSAAPIARAVMAAALG from the coding sequence TTGATCCGCTGTATTCGCCTCACCGCGGCCTTCTCCTTCCTGCTCCTCGTGGCGCTGCTGGTCAACGCCGCCCGGGTGCAGGTCGTCGACGCGGAACATTTTGGAGCAAGTCCCGCCAACCGGCGGGGGCCGATCGTCCGTTACGCACAGCCGCGCGGTGCCGTGCTCGTCGCGGGCCGCGCGGTCACCGGTTCCCGGGACAGCGGAGGGCGGCTGCGCTACGAGCGCACCTATACCGACGGGCCGCTGTACGCGCCGGTCACCGGCTACTCCTCGCAGACCTACGGGACCTCCCTGCTGGAGAGCGCCGAGGACGGTGTCCTTTCCGGGGCCGACGACCGGCTCGCCACCTTCCCCTGGTGGGACCGGCTGACCCACGCCCACCGGCCGGGCGGCAGCGTCCACACCACCATCAACCCACGGATGCAGCGCGCCGCGTTCGACGGGCTGGGGGACAAGAAGGGCGCGGTGGCCGCGATCGAGCCGCGTACGGGACGGGTGCTGGCGCTGGTCAGTACGCCGTCGTACGACCCGGGCGAGCTGTCCGGCAACGGCGCCGAGGTCACCGAGGCCTGGCACCGGCTGAACAGTGCCGAGCAGCAGCCGATGCTCAACCGGGCGCTGCACCAGACCTATCCGCCCGGCTCCACGTTCAAGGTCGTCACCGCGGCGGCGGCGCTGGAGAGCGGCAAGGTCACCGATATCGACACGCCCACCGATTCGCCCGACCCCTACCTGCTGCCCGGCACCGGCACCCGGCTCGGCAATGCCGCGAAGGGCTGCGAGGACGCCTCGCTCAAGGACGCCTTCCGGGCCTCGTGCAACACCGTCTTCGCACGGCTGGGCGCGCAGATCGGGCTGCGCCGCATGGCCGATACGGCCCGCAGGTTCGGCTTCAACGACCGGCGGCTGGCCATCCCCTCGCCCGTCGCGCCGAGCAATTTCGATACGCGGATGGACGCCTCACAGGTCGCGCTCTCCGCCATCGGGCAGTACGACACCGCCGCCACACCGCTCCAGATGGCGATGGTCGCGGCGGCGGTCGCCGACGGGGGCCAGCTGACGGCGCCGTCGCTGATCGACAAGGTGACCGATGCCCGGGGCGTGGTGGTCGCGGGCGATCCGCACCGTACCGCCCGCCAGGTGACCAATCCGGTCACGGCGCAGCAGCTCCAGGACATGATGGTCGACGTCGTCGAGCACGGCAGCGGCCGGCTCGCCGCGATCAAGGGCGTCACGGTCGGCGGCAAGACCGGCACCGCGCAGCACGGTGTGCGCAACGAGGGCACGCCGTATGCCTGGTTCATCTCCTGGGCGCGGCAGAAGGACGGCTACGAGCCGGCCGTGGCCGTGGCCGTGGTGGTGGAGGACGCGGCCGCGGACCGTGCGGACATCAGCGGCGGGGGGAGCGCGGCGCCGATCGCACGGGCGGTGATGGCGGCCGCTCTGGGCTGA
- a CDS encoding styrene monooxygenase/indole monooxygenase family protein, protein MRKILVIGAGQSGLQLALGLQSQGYEVTLMSNRTADEIRAGRVMSTQCMFHTALQHERDLQINFWESQAPRIEGLGVSVAAPGSHEAPEGSQRAIDWVGMLDGYAQSVDQRVKMAGWMETFAQRGGQLVIHGASVSDLDFFASRYDLTLVSAGKGELVSMFGRDASRSPYDTPQRALAVSYVHGMGPRPEHPEFDAVRCNLVPGVGELFVMPTYTTSGRADILFWEGIPGGPLDAFRGVKDPNEHLALTLELMKKFLPWEYARSTEVELTDANGTLAGRYAPTVRNPVGRLPSGGLVLGVADVVVANDPITGQGSNSASKCAASYLSSIVERGDQPFDGEWMRSTFERYWNTAQHVTKWTNAMLAPPPEHILNLIGAAGQLQPVADRFANGFNDPSDFENFFYEPEKTNAYLASVAG, encoded by the coding sequence ATGCGGAAAATACTCGTCATCGGAGCCGGCCAGTCCGGTCTCCAGCTTGCCCTCGGCCTCCAGTCCCAGGGCTACGAGGTCACCCTCATGTCCAACCGCACCGCCGACGAGATCCGCGCCGGCCGCGTCATGTCGACGCAGTGCATGTTCCACACCGCGCTCCAGCACGAGCGCGACCTCCAGATCAACTTCTGGGAGAGCCAGGCCCCCCGCATCGAGGGCCTTGGCGTCTCGGTCGCCGCCCCCGGCAGCCATGAGGCGCCCGAGGGCTCGCAGCGCGCCATCGACTGGGTCGGCATGCTGGACGGCTACGCCCAGTCCGTCGACCAGCGGGTGAAGATGGCCGGCTGGATGGAGACCTTCGCGCAGCGCGGCGGCCAGCTCGTCATCCACGGCGCTTCCGTCTCCGACCTGGACTTCTTCGCGAGCCGCTACGACCTGACGCTGGTCTCGGCCGGCAAGGGCGAGCTGGTGTCCATGTTCGGCCGGGACGCCTCCCGCTCGCCGTACGACACCCCGCAGCGCGCGCTGGCCGTCTCCTACGTCCACGGCATGGGCCCGCGCCCCGAGCACCCCGAGTTCGACGCGGTGCGCTGCAACCTGGTGCCCGGCGTCGGCGAGCTGTTCGTCATGCCGACGTACACCACCTCGGGCCGCGCCGACATCCTCTTCTGGGAGGGCATACCCGGCGGTCCGCTGGACGCCTTCCGGGGCGTCAAGGACCCCAACGAGCACCTCGCCCTGACGCTGGAGCTGATGAAGAAGTTCCTGCCCTGGGAGTACGCCCGCTCCACCGAGGTCGAACTGACCGACGCCAACGGCACGCTGGCCGGCCGCTACGCCCCCACCGTGCGCAACCCCGTCGGCCGGCTGCCCTCCGGCGGTCTGGTGCTCGGTGTCGCGGATGTCGTGGTCGCCAACGACCCGATCACCGGCCAGGGCTCCAACTCGGCCTCCAAGTGCGCCGCCTCCTACCTGTCCTCCATCGTCGAGCGCGGCGACCAGCCGTTCGACGGGGAGTGGATGCGGAGCACCTTCGAGCGCTACTGGAACACCGCCCAGCACGTCACCAAGTGGACCAACGCGATGCTGGCCCCGCCGCCGGAGCACATCCTGAACCTCATCGGCGCGGCCGGCCAGCTGCAGCCCGTCGCCGACCGCTTCGCCAACGGGTTCAACGACCCGTCCGACTTCGAGAACTTCTTCTACGAGCCGGAGAAGACGAACGCGTACCTGGCCTCGGTCGCGGGCTGA
- a CDS encoding DUF397 domain-containing protein, which yields MTTESPEPRWFKSSYSDNGGDCIEVADHLVASRGVVPVRDSKDPHGLALAFESAAWSSFVTAVKGGEFPT from the coding sequence GTGACGACCGAATCCCCCGAACCCCGTTGGTTCAAGTCCTCGTACAGCGACAACGGCGGCGACTGTATCGAGGTTGCCGACCACCTCGTCGCCTCGCGCGGCGTGGTCCCCGTCCGTGACTCCAAGGACCCGCACGGCCTCGCGCTCGCCTTCGAGAGTGCCGCTTGGTCGTCGTTCGTCACCGCCGTCAAGGGCGGGGAGTTCCCCACCTGA
- a CDS encoding helix-turn-helix domain-containing protein has translation MNKNELNPDASPQAAYGARLRSLREARGWTQEDLAGRTDYSSVHISAVENGRKPPTLRFSRSVDRAFGIEGADTFERQYRELQYGSLLEGFPEYVKYESRAAEIRIYNIGIIPGLLQTPEYARVLADSAVRRGAITPEQADERVSFLKERQAALTRPRAPMVFVIMDESCIRRPVGGAAVMDAQFSRLVEFAELPNTLLQVAPYEIGERRTLNLPVNLLTLSDRSLICYAESQAQGNLDRENTFVMPMLTAYHQLQAEAQSQAASVALIEQLRKGTP, from the coding sequence GTGAACAAGAACGAGTTGAACCCGGACGCTTCTCCCCAGGCGGCCTACGGAGCGCGTTTACGCAGCCTGCGGGAAGCCCGCGGCTGGACCCAGGAGGACCTGGCCGGCCGCACGGACTATTCCAGCGTGCATATCTCCGCTGTCGAAAACGGCCGGAAGCCTCCGACCCTCCGTTTCTCGCGTAGCGTGGACCGCGCCTTCGGCATCGAGGGTGCGGACACCTTCGAGCGCCAATACCGCGAACTTCAGTACGGGTCGCTGCTGGAGGGATTCCCGGAGTACGTCAAGTACGAGAGCCGGGCGGCAGAGATCCGGATTTACAACATCGGGATCATCCCCGGGCTGTTGCAGACACCGGAGTACGCACGGGTGTTGGCGGACAGCGCCGTTCGGCGGGGTGCCATCACGCCCGAGCAGGCGGATGAACGTGTCTCGTTCCTGAAGGAACGGCAGGCGGCGCTGACGCGGCCCCGCGCACCCATGGTGTTCGTGATCATGGACGAAAGCTGCATCCGCCGGCCCGTTGGCGGGGCCGCCGTCATGGATGCCCAGTTCTCGCGTCTGGTGGAGTTCGCCGAGCTGCCGAACACGCTGCTGCAGGTGGCACCGTACGAGATTGGTGAGCGTCGCACGCTCAACCTGCCCGTCAATCTCCTGACGCTGTCGGACCGGTCCCTGATCTGCTATGCCGAGTCCCAGGCTCAGGGGAACCTGGACCGGGAGAACACTTTCGTGATGCCCATGCTGACGGCTTACCATCAGCTACAGGCCGAAGCGCAGTCGCAGGCGGCGTCTGTGGCCTTGATCGAGCAGTTGCGAAAGGGCACCCCGTGA
- a CDS encoding roadblock/LC7 domain-containing protein gives MKAQAPTAYGQGLSSQARNLHWLLTNLVDEVPGIHSVAVVSSDGLLLLSSDPGRAEAAARPGEGEGPRGSSADLATIVSGLGSLTQGAAKLMDAGAVKQTMVTMDEGSLFVMSISDGSLLGVHTTPDCDMSVIAYHMALFVGRAGHVLTPELRSELRKSMESPQ, from the coding sequence TTGAAGGCGCAAGCACCCACTGCTTACGGACAAGGTCTGAGCAGTCAGGCAAGGAATCTGCATTGGCTGCTGACCAACCTGGTCGACGAGGTACCGGGCATCCACTCGGTCGCGGTGGTCTCCTCCGACGGCCTGCTGCTGCTGTCGTCCGACCCCGGGAGGGCGGAGGCCGCGGCCCGGCCGGGCGAGGGTGAAGGGCCGCGGGGATCCAGCGCGGACCTGGCCACCATCGTGTCCGGGCTCGGCAGCCTCACCCAGGGGGCCGCGAAGCTGATGGACGCCGGGGCGGTCAAGCAGACGATGGTCACGATGGACGAGGGCAGCCTGTTCGTCATGTCGATCAGCGACGGTTCGCTGCTCGGGGTGCATACCACCCCGGACTGCGATATGAGCGTCATCGCCTACCACATGGCGCTGTTCGTCGGCCGGGCCGGCCATGTCCTCACCCCCGAACTCCGCAGTGAATTGCGTAAGTCGATGGAGAGCCCCCAGTGA
- a CDS encoding TetR/AcrR family transcriptional regulator encodes MNGSGTAPAVPRPAYRRLSVEQRRSQLLTAALGLFAHRAPEDVSLDDVATAAEVSRPLVYRYFPGGKQQLYEAALRSAADVLERCFAEPETGPLTRRLSRALDRYLAFVDEHDAGFSALLQGGSVVETTRTSAIVDEVRRAAADQILRHLGEPEPGLRLRMTVRMWITAVEAASLIWLDEDKQPALDELRDWLVDHFVALLTATAATDPQTARVTRAALKLETADGPAGVLARRILPVVSDAAHLL; translated from the coding sequence ATGAACGGCAGCGGCACCGCCCCAGCAGTACCCCGACCCGCCTACCGCAGGCTGAGCGTGGAGCAGCGCCGCAGCCAACTGCTCACCGCCGCGCTGGGCCTGTTCGCGCACCGCGCGCCCGAGGACGTCTCGCTGGACGATGTCGCCACCGCCGCCGAGGTCTCGCGCCCGCTGGTCTACCGCTACTTTCCCGGCGGCAAGCAGCAGTTGTACGAGGCCGCGCTGCGCAGCGCGGCCGACGTCCTGGAGCGCTGCTTCGCCGAACCGGAGACCGGTCCGCTCACCCGTCGGCTCTCGCGCGCACTGGACCGCTATCTGGCCTTCGTCGACGAGCACGACGCGGGGTTCAGCGCGCTGCTGCAGGGCGGCAGCGTCGTGGAGACCACCCGTACGTCCGCGATCGTGGACGAGGTACGGCGCGCCGCCGCCGACCAGATCCTGCGGCATCTGGGCGAGCCGGAGCCGGGCCTGCGGCTGCGGATGACCGTCCGCATGTGGATCACCGCCGTCGAGGCCGCCTCGCTGATCTGGCTGGACGAGGACAAGCAGCCGGCCCTCGACGAGCTGCGGGACTGGCTGGTCGACCACTTCGTCGCGCTGCTGACCGCCACCGCGGCCACGGACCCGCAGACCGCGCGGGTGACCCGGGCGGCGCTGAAGCTGGAGACCGCCGACGGCCCGGCCGGTGTCCTGGCCCGCCGCATCCTGCCCGTGGTGAGCGACGCCGCGCATCTGCTGTGA
- a CDS encoding ferritin-like domain-containing protein, translating into MSTRDLYVQDPGGPVWKVPASGAARFSWDYGDGRDRLLALYQKGKDKQWDAALRIDWDQEVDPCDPLGTPDESMSLYGTRYWDKMTEKDRGELRQHYTSWQFSQFLHGEQGAMVCAARIVESVPDLDAKFYSATQTMDEARHAEIYSRFLQEKIGMLYPINDNLQALLSDTLKDSRWDMPYLGMQVLIEGLALAAFGMIRDTTTKPLPKQILAYVMQDEARHVAFGRMALRDYYKQLTDAELREREEFVIEGCYLMRDRLRGLEVLENFGIPHDEAAEFTENSEFLHLFRKLLFSRIVPCVKDIGLWGERLQRAYVDMGVFEMGDSNLDLLMAEDEEIAEKLDAERFAAEEEARTAEVAATIAEGADEG; encoded by the coding sequence GTGTCGACCCGAGATCTCTACGTACAGGACCCTGGCGGCCCCGTGTGGAAGGTGCCCGCCTCCGGTGCGGCACGCTTCAGCTGGGACTACGGCGACGGGCGCGACCGGCTGCTGGCCCTCTACCAGAAGGGCAAGGACAAGCAGTGGGACGCCGCCCTGCGGATCGACTGGGACCAGGAGGTCGACCCTTGCGACCCGCTCGGCACCCCGGACGAGTCCATGTCCCTGTACGGCACCAGGTACTGGGACAAAATGACCGAGAAGGACCGCGGTGAGCTGCGTCAGCACTACACCTCCTGGCAGTTCAGCCAGTTCCTGCACGGCGAACAGGGCGCCATGGTCTGCGCGGCACGGATCGTGGAATCCGTCCCGGACCTCGACGCGAAGTTCTACTCCGCCACCCAGACCATGGACGAGGCGCGGCACGCCGAGATCTACAGCCGCTTCCTCCAGGAGAAGATCGGGATGCTCTACCCGATCAACGACAACCTCCAGGCGCTGCTCTCCGACACCCTCAAGGACTCCCGCTGGGACATGCCGTACCTCGGCATGCAGGTGCTGATCGAGGGCCTGGCGCTGGCCGCCTTCGGCATGATCCGCGACACCACCACCAAGCCCCTGCCCAAGCAGATCCTCGCCTACGTCATGCAGGACGAGGCGCGCCATGTCGCCTTCGGCCGGATGGCACTGCGCGACTACTACAAGCAGCTCACCGACGCCGAACTGCGCGAACGCGAGGAGTTCGTCATCGAGGGCTGCTACTTGATGCGCGACCGCCTGCGCGGCCTGGAGGTCCTCGAAAACTTCGGCATTCCGCACGACGAAGCCGCCGAATTCACCGAGAACTCCGAATTCCTGCACCTCTTCCGCAAGCTGCTCTTCAGCCGGATCGTCCCCTGTGTGAAGGACATCGGCCTGTGGGGCGAACGTCTCCAGCGTGCCTATGTCGACATGGGCGTCTTCGAGATGGGCGACTCCAATCTCGACCTGCTCATGGCCGAGGACGAAGAAATCGCCGAAAAGCTCGACGCGGAGCGATTTGCAGCCGAGGAGGAGGCCCGTACGGCGGAGGTTGCGGCGACCATCGCGGAGGGCGCGGACGAGGGCTGA
- a CDS encoding GTP-binding protein, producing the protein MSPSDPAATAADAGLQSWQTDRSRAPISTKIVVAGGFGVGKTTFVGSVSEITPLQTEAVMTQASAETDDLTATPDKTTTTVAMDFGRITLDQELVLYLFGTPGQQRFWFMWDDLVRGAIGAIVMADTRRLEDCFPALDYFESCGLPYVVAVNHFEGTESFAVEHVREALTVPSHVPVVIMDARKRVTVIESLLALVGHALETAPE; encoded by the coding sequence GTGAGCCCGTCCGACCCGGCGGCCACGGCCGCCGACGCGGGACTGCAGAGCTGGCAGACGGACCGTTCGCGGGCGCCGATCTCCACCAAGATCGTGGTGGCGGGCGGCTTCGGCGTCGGAAAGACCACGTTCGTCGGATCGGTCTCGGAGATCACCCCGCTCCAGACCGAGGCGGTGATGACCCAGGCCAGCGCGGAGACGGACGATCTGACCGCCACCCCGGACAAGACCACGACCACGGTCGCGATGGACTTCGGGCGGATCACCCTCGACCAGGAGCTGGTGCTGTACCTGTTCGGCACGCCCGGACAGCAGCGGTTCTGGTTCATGTGGGACGACCTGGTGCGCGGCGCGATCGGTGCGATCGTGATGGCCGACACCCGGCGTCTGGAGGACTGTTTCCCGGCACTCGACTACTTCGAGAGCTGCGGACTGCCGTATGTCGTCGCGGTCAACCACTTCGAGGGGACCGAGAGCTTCGCCGTCGAGCATGTGCGCGAGGCACTGACCGTGCCGTCGCACGTGCCCGTCGTGATCATGGACGCGCGGAAGCGGGTCACGGTGATCGAGTCGCTGCTCGCGCTGGTCGGCCACGCTCTGGAGACCGCGCCCGAGTAA